One segment of Halococcus salsus DNA contains the following:
- the ppc gene encoding phosphoenolpyruvate carboxylase yields the protein MTLHRRTVERDVRELGALLGDVIEDQASTDAYEVVERLRTAAIDYRRGDADSRDPLRETVEDLDPATESAVARAFTSYFELVNLAEERERIRAIRSASQEGSLADSLGAAVDELAAADVDAATVESLLDDVLIEPTFTAHPTEARRKTVKSKLRAVTRHLETLDERLLTDTEEAQVKRDIDAEITSLWQTAQVRDRRPEPGDEARNVQWYLENTLFDVTGEVYAEFEEALGERFEDVSIPQLFQFRSWAGSDADGNPYVTPAVTTETLDRQRSVVVERYRDELKRLSGVVSQDGRRIETDETFEDRLAADRERFPSIAGTAAERYPNEPYRQQLRLMRERLVRVGDVRPGGYENADELVADLDALAASLRANGAGTVATAHVDPLRRQVATFEFQLASLDLRDHRENHTTAVVETLDRQGVEYGEMDENERVATLTDAVLQAESVIDVDDRDGVSDTTGTVLERFASLAGWEREYGSDAIDTYCISMTEEPSHVLEVLFLADQAGVVSLPDHSGLDVVPLLETESALSGADRIMGTLFENEAYAAAVAARGGTQEIMLGYSDSNKENGFLAANWELHRNQRRLGEIVADYDVSLRLFHGRGGSISRGGGPMNEALRALPNSTVTGEVKFTEQGEAIAEKYATPRIAERNLEQMLNAQLLARHDAVEQPTEDVPAAWADAMDAMASAAREEYRDLLESEGFVEFFGQATPIGVIENLNLGSRPASRSGERTVEDLRAIPWVFSWTQARCILPGWYALGTGIETYLDEGSTGTAITDRAERVEVLREMYAEWPFFRTTLDNAALSLARTEMEVAESYAGMADEALAGTFFPRIRDEYERAVEHVTAVTDRDSLVRRDWLLEGLDRRNPYVDPLNVLQIHLLRQDERTEAEERALRLTVKGIAAGMKTTG from the coding sequence ATGACACTCCATCGACGGACCGTGGAGCGAGACGTCCGGGAACTCGGCGCGTTACTCGGTGACGTGATCGAGGACCAAGCATCGACAGACGCCTACGAGGTCGTCGAGCGGCTCCGAACCGCGGCGATCGACTACCGGCGTGGCGACGCCGACTCGCGTGACCCCCTCCGCGAGACGGTGGAGGACCTCGATCCGGCGACCGAGAGCGCCGTCGCACGCGCGTTCACGAGCTACTTCGAACTCGTCAACCTCGCCGAGGAGCGCGAGCGCATCCGCGCGATCCGGTCGGCCTCTCAGGAGGGCTCGCTGGCCGACAGCCTCGGCGCGGCGGTCGACGAACTCGCCGCGGCCGACGTCGACGCCGCAACCGTCGAGTCCCTGCTCGACGACGTCCTGATCGAGCCGACTTTTACCGCCCATCCCACCGAAGCCCGCCGGAAGACGGTGAAATCGAAGCTCCGTGCGGTGACGCGCCACCTCGAAACCCTCGACGAGCGCCTCCTCACGGACACCGAGGAAGCGCAGGTGAAACGCGACATCGACGCCGAGATCACGAGCCTCTGGCAGACCGCCCAGGTCCGCGACCGTCGGCCGGAACCCGGCGACGAGGCGCGGAACGTCCAGTGGTACCTCGAGAACACCCTGTTCGACGTCACAGGGGAAGTCTACGCCGAGTTCGAGGAAGCGCTCGGCGAACGGTTCGAGGACGTCTCGATCCCCCAGTTGTTCCAGTTCCGGTCGTGGGCGGGCAGCGACGCCGACGGGAACCCCTACGTCACGCCCGCAGTGACGACGGAGACCCTCGACCGGCAGCGCTCGGTGGTGGTCGAGCGCTACCGCGACGAACTCAAACGCCTTTCGGGGGTGGTGAGCCAGGACGGCCGCCGGATCGAGACCGACGAGACCTTCGAGGACCGCCTCGCCGCCGACCGTGAGCGGTTTCCCTCGATCGCCGGGACTGCCGCCGAGCGCTACCCGAACGAACCCTACCGCCAGCAGCTCCGCCTGATGCGCGAACGGCTCGTCCGGGTGGGCGACGTCCGGCCCGGTGGATATGAGAACGCCGACGAACTCGTCGCCGACCTCGACGCGCTCGCGGCCAGTCTCCGGGCGAACGGCGCGGGGACCGTCGCGACCGCTCACGTCGACCCGCTGCGCCGCCAGGTCGCGACCTTCGAGTTCCAGCTCGCGAGCCTCGACCTGCGCGACCACCGCGAGAACCACACGACAGCAGTGGTGGAGACCCTCGACCGCCAGGGTGTCGAGTACGGGGAGATGGACGAAAACGAACGGGTCGCAACCCTCACCGACGCGGTCCTGCAGGCGGAGTCAGTGATCGACGTCGACGACCGGGACGGGGTCTCCGACACGACGGGGACGGTCCTCGAACGGTTCGCGAGCCTCGCGGGCTGGGAGCGCGAGTACGGCTCCGACGCCATCGACACCTACTGCATCTCGATGACCGAGGAGCCGAGCCACGTCCTCGAAGTCCTCTTCCTGGCCGACCAGGCCGGCGTGGTCTCGTTGCCGGATCATTCGGGATTGGACGTGGTGCCGCTGCTCGAAACCGAATCCGCGCTCTCCGGTGCGGACCGGATCATGGGGACGCTGTTCGAGAACGAGGCCTACGCGGCGGCGGTCGCCGCCCGTGGCGGTACCCAGGAGATCATGTTGGGCTACTCCGACTCGAACAAGGAGAACGGGTTCCTCGCGGCGAACTGGGAACTCCACCGGAATCAGCGCCGTCTCGGCGAGATAGTGGCCGACTACGATGTCTCCCTCCGGCTGTTCCACGGCCGCGGGGGGTCGATCTCGCGTGGCGGCGGCCCGATGAACGAGGCGCTGCGCGCGCTGCCGAACAGTACGGTAACAGGAGAAGTCAAGTTCACCGAACAGGGCGAGGCGATCGCCGAGAAGTACGCCACCCCGCGGATCGCCGAGCGCAACCTCGAGCAGATGCTGAACGCCCAGCTCCTCGCGCGCCACGACGCGGTCGAGCAGCCGACGGAGGACGTTCCCGCGGCGTGGGCGGACGCGATGGACGCGATGGCGAGCGCCGCCCGCGAGGAGTACCGCGACCTCCTCGAAAGCGAGGGGTTCGTCGAGTTCTTCGGCCAGGCAACGCCGATCGGGGTGATCGAGAACCTCAACCTCGGGTCGCGGCCGGCCTCGCGGTCGGGCGAGCGCACCGTCGAGGACCTCCGGGCGATCCCGTGGGTATTCTCGTGGACGCAGGCGCGCTGTATCTTGCCTGGATGGTACGCGCTCGGGACCGGCATCGAAACGTACCTCGACGAGGGGTCGACGGGCACCGCCATCACCGACCGCGCCGAGCGCGTCGAGGTTCTCCGCGAGATGTACGCCGAGTGGCCGTTCTTCCGAACGACCCTCGACAACGCCGCGCTCTCGCTCGCACGCACCGAGATGGAGGTCGCCGAGAGCTACGCCGGGATGGCGGACGAAGCGCTCGCGGGGACGTTCTTCCCCCGGATCCGCGACGAGTACGAGCGCGCCGTCGAGCACGTTACGGCGGTCACCGACCGCGACTCGCTCGTGCGGCGCGACTGGCTCCTCGAAGGGCTCGACCGCCGGAACCCCTACGTGGACCCGTTGAACGTTCTCCAGATCCACCTCCTCCGCCAGGACGAACGCACCGAGGCCGAGGAGCGCGCGCTCCGACTCACCGTGAAGGGGATCGCCGCCGGGATGAAGACCACCGGCTGA
- a CDS encoding PGF-CTERM sorting domain-containing protein, whose translation MHHGRRVGLVVCLLVVAVGVAGVGGLASAQSTSDTNGTNGATTIDSCRTIANDGEYALTSDIEDSNRTVCVQILSDDVVFDGNGHTINGANASESVGVKVNNSLTGLSNVTVRNVTTTGWTAGVYYQGVTNGSLETVNASANARNGVLLRDAPNTALRNVTAVDNDRWSLYTTNSSGVAAERFETNTSTLSFVATNAALTGVESVPGGLPNRTAIDQHVGMAGTGQNATIRVIVGYDDASVADANVTENSLRLWGYERNWSQVPGVNYVNTDRNVVVANVSALGNTSTFAPAGQTTTPTPTATRTATATATDEPGAAATGDAAETTTAGDGPGFGLVVAVVALLAMALVARRQN comes from the coding sequence ATGCATCACGGCAGACGGGTCGGTCTCGTTGTTTGTCTCCTCGTGGTCGCGGTGGGGGTCGCCGGCGTCGGCGGGCTCGCGAGCGCACAGTCGACGAGCGACACGAACGGCACGAACGGCGCGACGACCATCGACTCGTGTCGCACGATCGCCAACGACGGCGAGTACGCCCTGACGTCCGACATCGAGGACAGCAATCGAACGGTCTGCGTCCAGATCCTCTCCGACGACGTGGTCTTCGACGGCAACGGTCACACGATCAACGGGGCGAACGCCAGCGAGAGCGTCGGCGTGAAGGTCAACAACTCCCTGACCGGGCTCTCGAACGTCACCGTCCGGAACGTCACGACGACGGGCTGGACCGCGGGCGTCTACTACCAGGGCGTCACGAACGGCTCGCTCGAAACGGTGAACGCAAGCGCGAACGCCCGGAACGGCGTACTCCTGCGCGACGCGCCGAACACGGCGCTCCGGAACGTCACAGCCGTCGACAACGACCGCTGGAGCCTCTATACGACCAACTCCTCGGGGGTCGCGGCCGAGCGCTTCGAGACGAACACCTCGACGCTCTCGTTCGTCGCGACGAACGCCGCGCTGACGGGTGTCGAGAGCGTTCCCGGCGGTCTGCCCAACCGGACGGCCATCGACCAGCACGTCGGGATGGCGGGCACGGGCCAGAACGCCACGATTCGGGTGATCGTCGGGTACGACGACGCGAGCGTCGCGGACGCGAACGTCACCGAGAACAGCCTCCGGCTCTGGGGCTACGAACGCAACTGGTCGCAGGTGCCCGGCGTGAACTACGTCAACACCGACCGGAACGTGGTGGTCGCGAACGTCTCGGCGCTCGGCAACACGAGCACGTTCGCCCCCGCCGGCCAGACCACGACACCCACGCCGACGGCGACCCGGACCGCGACGGCGACCGCGACCGACGAACCCGGGGCCGCCGCGACGGGTGATGCCGCCGAAACCACGACCGCTGGCGACGGGCCTGGGTTCGGCCTCGTGGTCGCGGTCGTCGCCCTCCTCGCGATGGCACTGGTCGCTCGTCGGCAGAATTGA
- a CDS encoding metal-dependent hydrolase: MNKKGHVLNAVVLSIGLAVLTYPAGDLTTVRAVLAIAVPVTLGALFPDVDTAFGTHRKTFHNLPVLVLFFVYPIYFGNLQYVWIGVATHYALDLLGSKRGIALFYPFDSGEFDFPFGVSTRSRFAGGVILVVTALELAVAAALVTEYPQRLLAYGLRASGLF, translated from the coding sequence ATGAACAAGAAAGGCCACGTGCTCAACGCGGTGGTGTTGAGCATCGGGCTCGCGGTTCTGACCTACCCCGCCGGCGACCTCACGACGGTCCGGGCCGTCCTCGCCATCGCGGTACCCGTCACCCTCGGGGCGCTCTTTCCCGACGTCGACACCGCCTTCGGCACCCACCGGAAGACGTTCCACAACCTCCCGGTTCTGGTGCTCTTCTTCGTCTATCCGATCTACTTCGGCAACCTCCAGTACGTCTGGATCGGGGTCGCGACCCACTACGCGCTCGACCTCCTGGGTTCGAAACGCGGGATCGCGCTCTTCTACCCGTTCGACAGCGGCGAGTTCGACTTCCCGTTCGGCGTCTCGACCAGAAGCCGGTTCGCGGGCGGGGTGATCCTCGTCGTCACCGCGCTCGAACTCGCGGTCGCCGCGGCGCTCGTCACCGAGTACCCCCAACGACTCCTCGCCTACGGGCTCCGAGCGAGCGGGCTGTTCTGA
- a CDS encoding CinA family protein codes for MPATDDPIEARLGDALRETGATIATAESCTGGLVGSKLTDVPGSSDYFDRGLVTYSSRAKRGVLGVSRESLDAHGAVSSKVAIEMARGARDTADTTWGVSTTGIAGPDGGTDEKPVGTVYIGVAYAGPWGTGGTTATAEHHVFDGDRDDIKEKSAQRALAATLDALDSRRS; via the coding sequence ATGCCCGCAACCGACGACCCCATCGAAGCCCGACTCGGCGACGCGCTCCGCGAGACCGGCGCGACCATCGCGACCGCCGAATCCTGTACCGGCGGCCTCGTCGGGTCGAAGCTCACCGACGTGCCGGGGTCGAGCGACTACTTCGACCGCGGGCTCGTGACCTACTCCTCGCGGGCGAAACGCGGCGTGCTGGGCGTGAGTCGCGAATCCCTCGACGCCCACGGCGCGGTGAGTTCCAAGGTGGCCATCGAGATGGCCCGTGGCGCGCGCGACACCGCCGACACCACCTGGGGCGTCTCCACTACCGGCATCGCCGGCCCGGACGGCGGCACCGACGAGAAACCCGTCGGGACGGTGTACATCGGTGTGGCCTACGCCGGCCCGTGGGGCACGGGCGGGACGACGGCGACCGCCGAACACCACGTCTTCGACGGGGACCGGGACGATATCAAGGAGAAGAGCGCGCAGCGCGCGCTCGCCGCGACCCTCGACGCGCTCGATTCGCGCCGGAGCTGA
- a CDS encoding SDR family oxidoreductase: protein MAKTVLITGCSSGIGRATAEAFLEAEWTVYATARDESDVADLEMAGCATAPLDVTDPDAIEAVVERVIDETGRIDCLVNNAGYGQFGTVEDVPTERVHDQFETNLYGPHRLIRAVLPHMRDRGVGRIVNVSSTAGRFATPGNGVYAGSKFALEAISDALRAEVSDYGIHVSVVAPGPVATDFDDRAADELDGLERTGAYESFYAMFEDARTVLNGGVGTVQPDQVADAILDAAVSPDPPARYPVGPLASAADYARFLPAEVQNTLYGLVRRVT from the coding sequence ATGGCGAAGACAGTTCTCATCACCGGCTGCTCGTCGGGGATCGGCCGCGCGACCGCCGAGGCGTTCCTCGAAGCCGAGTGGACGGTCTACGCGACCGCGCGCGACGAATCGGACGTCGCGGACCTCGAGATGGCGGGCTGTGCGACCGCCCCGCTCGACGTCACCGACCCCGACGCCATCGAGGCGGTCGTCGAACGGGTCATCGACGAGACCGGGCGGATCGACTGTCTCGTGAACAACGCGGGCTACGGCCAGTTCGGGACCGTGGAGGACGTCCCCACCGAACGGGTCCACGACCAGTTCGAGACCAACCTCTACGGCCCTCACCGCCTGATCCGCGCCGTTCTGCCCCACATGCGCGACCGCGGCGTCGGCCGGATCGTGAACGTCTCCAGTACCGCGGGCCGGTTCGCCACGCCCGGCAACGGGGTCTACGCCGGCTCGAAGTTCGCGCTCGAAGCCATCAGCGACGCCCTCCGAGCCGAGGTCTCGGACTACGGCATCCACGTCTCCGTGGTCGCACCCGGTCCCGTGGCCACCGACTTCGACGACCGCGCCGCCGACGAACTCGACGGGCTCGAACGCACCGGGGCCTACGAGTCGTTCTACGCGATGTTCGAGGACGCCCGGACCGTCCTCAACGGCGGCGTCGGCACCGTCCAGCCCGACCAGGTCGCCGACGCGATCCTCGACGCGGCGGTCTCGCCCGACCCGCCGGCGCGCTACCCCGTCGGCCCGCTCGCGAGCGCCGCCGACTACGCCCGTTTCCTGCCCGCCGAGGTCCAGAACACCCTCTACGGGCTGGTTCGGCGCGTAACCTAA
- a CDS encoding endonuclease V, with protein MEPAYPRFLPDPADSRDEMEALQREVAATAQFADEFDFDPEAVSATPTLTNLSGDPPTIVGVDQAFLDDRAVGAIVALRGGEVVERASAVVDCEFPYIPGLLSFREAGAIVAAFANLDVEPDLAVFDGSGRIHYREAGLATHLGLLFDLPSIGVAKGLLCGTPDSPLDDLPEGARVAIAADDRVETTDGRIGYAVQTRQYDSGSRTINPVYVSPGHRVGPPTAADLVERLCDGYKLPEPTRLADAYAGEVKRDFEE; from the coding sequence ATGGAACCCGCCTATCCACGATTCCTCCCCGACCCGGCCGACTCCCGCGATGAAATGGAGGCGCTCCAGCGCGAGGTCGCCGCTACCGCGCAGTTCGCCGACGAGTTCGATTTCGATCCCGAGGCGGTTTCGGCGACCCCGACGCTCACGAACCTCTCGGGGGATCCACCGACCATCGTCGGCGTCGACCAGGCGTTCCTCGACGACCGCGCGGTCGGCGCGATAGTCGCCCTCCGCGGTGGTGAGGTCGTCGAGCGCGCGAGTGCGGTCGTCGATTGCGAGTTCCCCTATATCCCCGGTCTGCTCTCCTTTCGGGAGGCGGGCGCGATCGTCGCGGCGTTCGCGAACCTCGACGTCGAGCCGGACCTCGCGGTCTTCGACGGTAGCGGTCGGATCCACTACCGCGAGGCCGGCCTCGCGACCCATCTTGGACTCCTTTTCGACCTGCCGAGCATCGGGGTCGCGAAGGGGTTGCTCTGCGGGACCCCCGACTCCCCGCTCGACGACCTCCCCGAAGGCGCGCGGGTCGCCATCGCGGCCGACGACCGTGTGGAGACCACCGACGGACGGATCGGCTACGCGGTCCAGACCCGCCAGTACGATTCCGGGAGCCGGACCATCAACCCGGTCTACGTGAGCCCGGGCCACCGCGTCGGCCCGCCGACCGCGGCGGACCTCGTCGAACGGCTCTGTGACGGCTACAAACTCCCCGAACCAACGCGGCTCGCCGACGCCTACGCCGGCGAGGTCAAACGGGACTTCGAGGAGTGA
- a CDS encoding rhomboid family intramembrane serine protease has protein sequence MATCDACGRSENMPYHCRHCGGTFCGEHRLPEAHDCTGLDDWNDPSGIFDSGFDGSADDSGTRSGGRFSDLTATGGPMGYFRGNMTYVFLGLMFITFGFQYLVFPVIGIPVNSSLWNAVFTVSPQHPFYVWTWVTSVFAHSGLTHLLFNGIVIYFFGRLVEEYIGSRDFTLLFLGSGILAGLGYLGLAILQGNPTPALGASGAALAIMGVLTVLNPGLRVYLYFLLPVPIWVLTGAYVLISVSGILGVPLFPGVADAAHLVGLLVGLAYGQRVKNQYRLPNQLQFGGGGRGGGGMGGPGRGRGPF, from the coding sequence ATGGCGACGTGTGACGCGTGTGGGCGAAGCGAGAACATGCCGTACCACTGCCGACACTGCGGCGGCACGTTCTGCGGCGAACACCGGCTCCCGGAGGCCCACGACTGCACGGGGCTCGACGACTGGAACGACCCGTCGGGCATCTTCGACAGCGGCTTCGACGGGAGCGCCGACGACTCGGGTACGCGCTCGGGCGGACGGTTCTCGGACCTCACCGCCACCGGCGGCCCGATGGGCTACTTCCGCGGGAACATGACCTACGTCTTCCTCGGGCTGATGTTCATCACGTTCGGGTTCCAGTATCTCGTCTTCCCGGTCATCGGGATCCCCGTCAATTCGAGCCTCTGGAACGCGGTGTTCACCGTCTCGCCGCAGCACCCCTTCTACGTCTGGACCTGGGTCACCTCGGTCTTCGCCCACTCCGGACTCACCCATCTCCTCTTCAACGGCATCGTGATCTACTTCTTCGGCCGGCTGGTCGAGGAGTACATCGGGTCGCGTGACTTCACGCTGCTCTTCCTCGGCAGCGGGATCCTCGCCGGGCTGGGCTATCTGGGACTGGCGATCCTCCAAGGAAACCCGACCCCCGCCCTCGGCGCGAGCGGTGCCGCGCTCGCGATCATGGGCGTGCTCACGGTGCTCAACCCCGGATTGCGTGTCTACCTCTACTTCCTGCTTCCCGTCCCGATCTGGGTGCTCACTGGGGCCTACGTCCTCATCTCGGTCTCCGGGATCCTCGGGGTCCCGCTCTTCCCCGGCGTCGCCGATGCCGCCCACCTCGTCGGACTGCTGGTGGGACTCGCCTACGGCCAGCGGGTCAAGAACCAGTATCGCCTGCCCAACCAGCTCCAGTTCGGCGGCGGCGGCCGTGGCGGCGGCGGCATGGGTGGCCCCGGCCGCGGGCGTGGGCCGTTCTGA
- a CDS encoding DUF5788 family protein: MKSYERKQLLARIDREGATIGASIPETITVEGEPLELRAFVFEARSRESVPAEDREEIDLAKRNLRRERIARRDRIEAGDISRERGEELAESIIGIDRALHALSDLGTADIEAEAEAQERADRKRWVSFLQQALGNESGGQRAGGRR, from the coding sequence ATGAAGTCCTACGAACGAAAACAGCTCCTCGCGCGGATCGACCGCGAGGGCGCGACGATCGGGGCGTCGATCCCGGAGACCATCACCGTCGAGGGCGAGCCGCTCGAACTCCGGGCGTTCGTCTTCGAGGCGCGCTCGCGCGAGTCGGTCCCCGCCGAGGACCGCGAGGAGATCGATCTGGCCAAGCGAAACCTCCGGCGCGAACGGATCGCCCGGCGCGACAGGATCGAGGCGGGCGACATCAGTCGCGAGCGAGGCGAGGAACTCGCCGAGAGCATCATCGGGATCGACCGCGCGCTCCACGCGCTCTCGGACCTCGGCACCGCCGACATCGAGGCCGAAGCCGAGGCGCAGGAACGCGCCGACCGGAAGCGCTGGGTGTCGTTCCTCCAGCAGGCGCTCGGGAACGAGTCGGGTGGGCAACGGGCTGGAGGCCGCCGATGA
- the polX gene encoding DNA polymerase/3'-5' exonuclease PolX, with the protein MSRNDEVADRFEEFADRLEATGVEYKPQSYRRAAENIRAHPGAIESLAAEGQDAVEAIEGVGDALSSKVVEYVETGEIEELEELRAELPVDMAALTRVEGVGPKTVGTLYEELGVEDLDDLEAAAEAERIQEVGGFGAKTEENILSGIAFARQASQRSLLGDARPVGEDLKEYVVGPEAVAECELAGSLRRWRETIGDVDLLVASEDPEPVIERFVDWERAERVIESGTTKASLRANGVRVDLRVVVPEEFGGALQYFTGSRDHNIGFRNRAIDRNLKVNEYGVFDVSEVEDIEAGQRVGERVAGETESGVYEAVGLPWVPPELREDSGELAAAADGDLPDLLDGSGIRGDLHTHTDASDGKATIEEMVAEATEFGHDYLAITDHASGPGVVADTGVEDDDLLDHADTIREVGESAEIDVFAGVEANIDAEGGVSVEDDVLETLDIVVASPHSGLDGDGTERIVTAIEHPEVDIIGHPTGRYLNQRAGLDLDFEAVAGAAAENGVALEVNANPRRLDLSGGAVRTAIEAGATIVVDTDAHRPASYDLVRYGVHTARRGWAETDDVLNARGVEGLQAFLAE; encoded by the coding sequence ATGAGCCGCAACGACGAGGTCGCCGACCGGTTCGAGGAGTTCGCCGACCGGCTCGAAGCCACGGGAGTGGAGTACAAACCCCAGTCCTACCGCCGAGCGGCCGAGAACATCCGGGCCCATCCCGGAGCGATCGAGTCGCTCGCCGCCGAGGGCCAGGACGCCGTCGAGGCGATCGAGGGCGTGGGCGACGCGCTCTCCTCAAAGGTGGTCGAGTACGTCGAGACGGGCGAGATCGAGGAACTCGAAGAACTCCGAGCGGAACTGCCAGTGGACATGGCGGCGCTGACACGCGTCGAGGGCGTCGGGCCGAAGACGGTGGGCACCCTCTACGAGGAACTCGGGGTCGAGGACCTCGACGACCTCGAAGCCGCCGCGGAGGCGGAACGCATTCAGGAGGTCGGGGGGTTCGGCGCGAAGACCGAGGAGAACATCCTATCGGGGATCGCGTTCGCGCGGCAGGCGAGCCAGCGGTCGTTGCTCGGCGACGCACGGCCGGTCGGCGAGGACCTCAAGGAGTACGTCGTGGGACCGGAGGCCGTGGCGGAGTGTGAACTCGCGGGCTCGCTCCGGCGGTGGCGCGAGACCATCGGCGACGTCGATCTGCTGGTGGCGAGCGAGGACCCCGAACCCGTGATCGAGCGGTTCGTCGACTGGGAGCGCGCCGAGCGCGTCATCGAGTCGGGGACGACGAAGGCGAGCCTCCGGGCCAACGGCGTACGAGTGGACCTTCGCGTGGTGGTCCCCGAGGAGTTCGGCGGCGCGCTCCAGTACTTCACCGGCAGTCGCGACCACAACATCGGGTTTCGGAATCGCGCTATCGACCGGAACCTCAAAGTCAACGAATATGGGGTGTTCGACGTGAGCGAGGTCGAAGACATCGAGGCGGGCCAGCGCGTCGGCGAGCGGGTCGCGGGCGAGACCGAGTCCGGAGTTTACGAGGCGGTCGGCCTCCCGTGGGTCCCGCCCGAACTCCGTGAGGACAGTGGCGAGCTCGCCGCCGCCGCCGACGGCGACCTGCCCGACCTCCTCGACGGGTCCGGGATCCGCGGGGACCTCCACACCCACACCGACGCCTCGGACGGAAAGGCAACCATCGAGGAGATGGTCGCGGAGGCGACGGAGTTCGGTCACGACTACCTCGCGATAACCGACCACGCGAGCGGGCCGGGGGTCGTCGCCGACACCGGCGTCGAGGACGACGACCTCCTCGACCACGCGGACACGATCCGGGAGGTCGGAGAATCAGCCGAGATCGACGTCTTCGCGGGCGTCGAGGCCAACATCGACGCCGAAGGGGGGGTCTCCGTGGAGGACGACGTGCTCGAAACCCTCGACATCGTGGTCGCCTCGCCCCACAGCGGGCTCGACGGCGACGGTACCGAGCGGATCGTCACGGCGATCGAACACCCCGAGGTGGATATCATCGGCCACCCGACCGGGCGCTACCTCAACCAGCGCGCGGGGCTCGACCTCGATTTCGAGGCGGTCGCCGGAGCGGCCGCGGAGAACGGCGTCGCGCTCGAAGTCAACGCGAACCCCCGTCGACTCGACCTCTCGGGCGGGGCGGTCCGGACCGCCATCGAGGCCGGCGCGACGATAGTCGTCGACACCGACGCCCACCGGCCGGCGAGCTACGACCTCGTGCGGTACGGCGTCCACACCGCCCGGCGCGGCTGGGCTGAGACGGACGACGTGCTCAACGCGCGGGGCGTCGAGGGACTGCAGGCGTTTCTCGCCGAGTGA
- a CDS encoding Mut7-C RNAse domain-containing protein, giving the protein MKLLLDATCGGLRASLRLCGHDTAYALDRGIEDDDRLRVLARREDRTLVTRDRELAARTERSVLLTAREVDDQLRELAEAGIPLDVADDPAFCGRCNGSLDAMAETDSTPAYAPDPADQRVWRCVDCGQCFWKGSHWRAMRDRLAAVPREGG; this is encoded by the coding sequence GTGAAGCTCCTGCTCGACGCGACGTGCGGCGGACTGCGGGCCTCCCTCCGGCTGTGCGGGCACGACACGGCGTACGCGCTCGACCGCGGTATCGAGGACGACGACCGCCTCCGTGTCCTCGCCCGGCGAGAGGACCGGACGCTCGTGACGCGGGACAGGGAGCTCGCGGCACGAACCGAGCGCTCGGTGTTGCTCACCGCACGCGAGGTGGACGACCAGCTCCGCGAACTCGCCGAAGCCGGGATCCCCCTCGACGTCGCCGACGACCCGGCGTTCTGTGGGCGGTGCAACGGGTCGCTCGACGCGATGGCGGAGACCGACTCTACCCCGGCGTACGCACCCGACCCCGCGGACCAGCGGGTGTGGCGGTGTGTCGACTGTGGGCAGTGCTTCTGGAAGGGGAGTCACTGGCGCGCGATGCGGGACAGGCTCGCGGCCGTCCCGCGCGAGGGCGGTTAA
- a CDS encoding rhodanese-like domain-containing protein, translating into MNADDDEITPTELDDLLETGDEVRVVDIRSPSAFDRGHIPGSENVPFDQIPRRAEEFADAERVVTVCPKGIASRQAMQLLQSSAAVEGRVESLAGGLTAWHDERSLEATETSDDGTSSDETTTSDAPF; encoded by the coding sequence GTGAACGCCGACGACGACGAGATCACGCCCACGGAGCTCGACGACCTGCTCGAAACCGGCGACGAGGTTCGCGTCGTCGACATCCGTTCCCCGAGCGCGTTCGACCGCGGCCACATCCCGGGGAGCGAGAACGTGCCGTTCGACCAGATCCCCCGGCGAGCCGAGGAGTTCGCTGACGCCGAGCGCGTCGTGACCGTCTGCCCGAAGGGGATCGCCAGCCGCCAGGCGATGCAGCTCCTCCAGTCCTCGGCGGCCGTCGAGGGCCGCGTCGAGAGCCTCGCCGGCGGGCTCACCGCGTGGCACGACGAACGGTCCCTCGAAGCCACCGAAACGAGCGACGATGGGACGAGTAGCGACGAGACGACGACCAGCGACGCCCCGTTTTAA